The nucleotide window TTGGCTCCTAAAAATGTAAGaattaatatacataaaattctaaattgtctaaaacaaaattttattaaattatctaTACTCTAAAATTTCTGGACTTGCCTTGAATCTACAAACCTTGGGTTAATGACTCTAAAAACATAAATGATATTTTcgaacaaataaaaaagaaaaaaatagaaatttccACTTCAGGGttgcaaaaaagaagaagagtaaTCTCGAATTAGCGTCAAAATATAGTAGTATGTTAGAGTTGTCCTAAGTATAAGTTTGTATTTCAACTTAAAAGATCTATTTTGGTTACCAAAAGAATATAAATAAGAATACAAATCCTTTtggacaaaaatataaaacattttagttttgaaaatcTGCAATAGAAGGTTTAATAGGATAAATATGAAATGTTTTGCAGAGTATTAATCGAATTGGTTTACTTTATGCtgataacaaaaaaatgaaaatgaaatggTAGGGCTAAACGGTAATAACAATTTCTGCGAGAAACATATGAAATGGTGTAAAGTTCGATTCAAGTAAAACGCATCAACGGTTGCAAATGTGATTCGTGCGACGACAACGATGTATAATATCGCCAAGGCTGCGTTTCGAAACAAAAACTCCACTGTAGCTTCGCTCCTCTGCTCTCACCAGTCTCGCTCAATCTCCAGGTGAAACCAAAACTCATCCTCTGTTTCATATCTCTGAACTTCTCAGTCTCGTCGCGTAATTGCTAGATCTGTATCAGGCAAAGCAGTAAACTAGTTAAGCCCGAGAGAATGgctgagaaagaagaagacaagaaagTAACTCGTGTTCTGTTCTGCGGCCCTCACTTACCTGATTCCTACAACTTCACTAGAGATTACTTGCAGCCTTACCCTTTTATTCaggttaattaaaaaaaaaaaaaactatttaattcTTCTACCAACTGCTAAAGTTGTCAACTTTACTCATCCTAGATTAGTTCCTGCTGTGTTTGAGATGTTATTGTTTTTGTTCATACAGGCAGATGTTGCCCATTTCCGTGATGTTCCTGAGGTTATAAAGAATTATCATATATGTGTGACTTTGTTGATGCAAATGGATTCGTATGTTATCTCTCGTGCCACCAACATGAAGCTTATTATGCAGTTCGGTGTTGGTCTCGACGGTATCTTGCTTAGTTTTTTCTATGCATCCAAAGAGCATCCAAAGCTGCTGTTTACTTACGTTTTTAGTATGGTTTGATCGTAAAAGGTGTTGACATTGATGCTGCTACTAAGAATGGGATCAAGGTCGCTAGAATCCCCAGTGAGGGTAACGGAAACGCAGCCTCTTGTTCTGAAATGGCTATTTATCTCATGCTTGGCCTCCTTAAGAAACAGGTTTTGCTTCATCTGTTTTTCTCTGTGGCTCTATTAGTATATAGCTCTCACTCTCCCAAgtaaatctattttaaatttttattgcaGAACGAAATGCAGATGTCTGTGCAAAGCAGACTACTCGGACAGCCAACCGGTGGAACTCTTCTCGGTAAAACTGTGAGTCTCGGTGTGATTATACATCTGCTTTCTATTATCTTCAGTTTGTATCTCTTATGAAAGTTTTTGTTAAGGTGTTTATCTTGGGATATGGTAACATTGGAATAGAGCTGGCTAAACGGTTGAAGCCGTTTGGGTCGAGAGTGATAGCTACAAAAAGAAGCTGGCCTGCTTCTGTTATGAACTCAGACTGTATGGTCTCTCTCTGTTTATTCCTCTGTTTGCCTTGACATGAGGGTTGGTATAGTAACTTGTTAACTTATGATCTCCAGCCAATCTAGTTGATGAGAAAGGTAGCCATGAGGACATTTACACATTCGCGAGCAAAGCAGATATAGTAGCTGTGTGCTTGAGGCTGAGCAAAGAAACGGTAAcatcaacttcttcttcttcattaatATATGCATTGGGGCTGTGTAACTGATATGTTTATACATTGGTGATCTCAAGGCTGAGATCGTGAACAACAAGTTCATATCTTCAATGAAAAAGGTAGACTCTTCCCATTTTTACAGAGTTTTGATCGGATTGTGATGATATATCTCTGGTTGTTTTCAGGGTGCTCTTCTTGTAAACATTGCTAGAGGCGGTCTGGTTAGCTATGAATCAGCTTACCAGAGTCTGGAGTCCGGTCATCTTGGAGGCCTAGGGACTGACGTGGCGTGGTCTGAGCCGTTTGATCCAAACGATCCGATCTTGAAGTTTAAAAACGTAATCATGACCCCTCATGTCGCTGGAGTTACTGAGTTTTCATATAGGTCCATGGCCAAGGTAAACTATCTAAAGAAGATACttcattacattttttttcattttgttacTAAACTGTTATAATACAACAGGTGGTCGGAGATGTTGCCTTACAGTTGCATGAAGGACTTCCTCTCACCCGAATCGAACTGGTTAACTGATGAGATAGCTTTGACAAGAACCATGTTTAGATCATAAGCTGTATTTATTTTACTCGAGTTTAGAATACAGAGAAGCTTTTGTGACTAGTCTATTGACTCGATAAACCTATACTGTAATCTTTCCGGTTCTGTCTAGATGTTGGAGACGCATGGATCAGCGTCTTCAAGTTTCCTCACGACCTCTCTCATGTTTGGTCTGAGACTAGGGAGCTTTGCAGTGCAGAGAAGTCCCATTTTCAGAACCTTAATCATACTTTCTTCTACGTAAGACGACAGAACATGCTTATCCAAGACGTTTCTAAGGTTCCTCCCATCTTGTTGAATTTTAAACAAGACATAGTCAACAATGTCTTTGCCCTCTCCGAACCCCTCTTCCACTGGCCGAAGACCGGTCGCTAGCTCTAGAAGAACAACACCGAAGCTGTAGACATCACTCTTCTCTGTCGCTTTCAAGGAATAAGCCAGCTCTGCACTCACCACACCACAAAACAAATCAGTTTAAAAGTAAAAACCAGTTGAAACTGCAATGAACACTCACCCGGAGCCATATAGCCATGAGTCCCTGCAACACAGCTCCATTCATATCCCTTGTCTACAACTTTTGCAACTCCAAAATCCGCGATTTTCGACTCATAATCCCCGTCAAGCAAAATGTTACTCGACTTTATATCTCTATGAATGATTGGAGGACAACAATcatgatgcaaatatgcaatTCCTTTAGCTGCCCCCACCGCGATTTTATACCTGTTTTTCACATAATAATAAGTTCTTGAATCCATACTTAGACTAGAGAGTAGAGAACAAACAGTACCTCTTGTGCCAATCCAATTCACCTTTAATAGTCTGGTGAAGAGCTTGATACAAGTTCCCATTCTCCATGAACTCAAACACTAAATATCTAGAACCTCTTCCGACAAGACAAGCGTAGAGCTTCAGCACGTTTCTGTGTCTGATCTTCCCAAGAATCTCCATTTCAGCAACAGAGACGTCTGTTCCGTTACCATCTTCTTCCCCTCCTCTCCTCAACCACTTAACCGCCACTGTGCCACCACCGCCTTTTTTCAAATCAACACGGTACACTTTTCCCGCGCTTCCAGCTCCAATCACGTGACCTTCATCCAACCTGCATATCTCCTCAGCGTCTAGCTCCATTTGATGGAAAGACGCGATCCTCCACTTCGCATCCGCCGCCTTGTTGATATCCCCATTTTCTCTGTCGAACTCGCGTATCTTCACAACTCTGTAACGCAACGCGAACAGACCAGCCACCAACACCACCATGGCAATAGCAAGAGCCAAGAACAAGAGCGTTCCATCGACTGAACGCTTCTTGTGCACGTGCTGGTCCCCACTGCATAAGCTCAGAGAAGATTCTTCACTTGTTTTGGCGTTTTGGTTGTCGACGCAGAGCTTCTCGTTGCGTGAGAACGCAGTGGATCCTCCCACAGCCAAAAGATCCGGTGGTATTCTCCCCGAGAGTTGATTCTCAGACAAGTCTATGAAACTCAGCTTCAACTTCACTAGAGTCGCAGGGATCTCTCCGGTTAACAAGTTGCCTGAGAAGTCCAAAGAGTTTAAAGAAGCGATCTGATATAAACTCTTTGGAATCTCTCCAGTCAAAGAGTTCTTGGCAAGATTCAGATCGACAAGTCTGACGCATTTTGTCAATCCGTTAGGGATGTAACCTGTCAACGAATTGTTTTCAAGATGCAAAGAAGACAGCTGTTTCAAGGATCCAAGCTCTGTCGGAATCTCGCCAGAAAAACTGTTGTTGCTCAGATAAATCCTCTCTATATTCGTCAGTTTCCCGAGTTCAGGAGGGATCTTGCCGGAGAATCTGTTGTTCTGCAAGATCAGCTGGCTAAGTTCAGCTGAGAGTCCTATCTGAGAAGAGATCTCTCCGGTGAGACGGTTATCGCTGAGATCGATCATCTTAGCAAGGGGGAGAGCCCAGAAGCCTTCGGGAACATGACCAGTAAGAAGATTCTGGTTAATCCTGAGTCTCAAGAGAGATTTGCAGCCAGCGTAGGATGCCGAAATCTCCCCGGAGAATTGATTCTGTACAGCGAGTAAGAACTGTAGTTTCTTGTTTCGGCATAAGAAACGAGGGAATGGACCTGTAAACCGGTTTTCGGATATATCAACCGTGTCCAACGGCGAAAACCGGCCGATGTTAGGCGGGAATTCACTGGAGAAGTTGTTCCGGTAGATTGATAAGGAAGTTAGGAAATGTAATTCTCCGAAACCAGAAGGGAACTTGCTGGTAAAGTTGTTTTGATGGCAGTGGAAGACTCTGAGCTCTTTCAAGTTTCCGAGTTCTCGAGGTAATGCGCCACTCAGCTGGTTTGAAGAGACATCAAGCTCTCGTAAATGAGTCAGTTTTCCGATCTCCGGAGGGATTTCACCGGTTAACTTGTTGTCGTATAACTCGATCTTGGAGAGATTTTCCAGCCTTGTGATCGAGGCTGGAAAATCTCCCGAGATTCTGTTCCTGGCGATGTCGAAAGTGTCGAGAGCGTTCAGATCAAAGATGGAGTCTGGAATGTGTCCGGTCAAGTTGGATTTAGCTAAGTAGAGCCAAGTGAGTTTCTTCAAACCGCCGATACTCTTGGGAATCACGCCTTCTACGTAGTTGTTGTTTCCGAGACCGAGTGAAACCAACAGAGTCAGGTTCCCCACCCAGCTCTGAAACTCTCCGGTTAAGAAGTTCGCGGAGACGTCGAGGGTCTCTAGGTTTTTCAGAGGGGAGAAGTCAGGGATGGTACCGGAGAGGTGATTGGAAGTGAGATTAAGGACTTTGAGGTTTGTGCATTTGAGTATCTCCGGTGGGATTGGGCCCGAGATGAGGTTACCGGGGAGGGACAAGGTAGAGAGTTTTGTGAGAGATGAGATAGCCGGAGAGATGGAGCCAGAGAGATTCGAGTTCTCTAGAGAGATACCAGTGACTTCGCCGGAGAGTGGATCGCATTTGACGCCGTGAAACGTGCAGGGTGAATCGGAGGGTTTCCAAGATTGTAGAACGTTGTGAGGGTCGTTAAGGCGGTTTTTGAAGCGAAACAGAGCTTGCTTCTCAACGGTCGATTCGGTGATTGGCGGGAAAATTGAGAGGAGAATTGTTACGGCCACGGTGGCGAGTATGACACGTCGGTTGTCTGGTCTTCTCGACATTTAGGGTGATATCTAAGGGCAAAACTGACAATTCCGTAGGTTAGGTAGTCATCATGGTCGATGGACTGGAATTCACctaagaaacaaataaaaaaaatcaacaaacatatatcatatatgaatACCAAAAACATATCAGAacatttagagaaaaaaaaaaggaaaatatattaatgtctGTGGAATCGTGGATGGtcatgttattatatatatggtttTCCGATTGTGATTAGTGTTATTATATTCCATGCATACATACATGTATTATatgattattaaaaatattgggTTCATGGGATTCTTACCTAGTTTTATGTAACTGATAAAATAAAATCTGTAGTGaattcgtaaaaaaaaaaaaaaaaatctgtagtgAATTTCTTTAGTTGGGTACTAGACTAAAGAAATGAAGTTAAtgaacaaatgttttttttttttataaatggacATATAAAGCTTGCTTGTGTCATAAACATACACAAACTCAATAAGTGAGCTTTAAAGGTACTCATTACAGTGCATACAGTTTATTTTCATCTGCTAGATGATTAGGTTAATCATTTGTTTTCAAAGTAAGCAAATGGTTTATCTCTCACTCTCTTCTTAATATGTGAAAATACTATAGAAAAAACGCGTTGAACTTTttctgaaaaagaagaagagaagaaagaatcCACGATTGAGGATTGAGTATGTTTTAAGGATTAATtgtcaaaacttaaaaaaaatcaagagaTCACTTATCATAATTAGTGGATATATAGCAAATATTTGTAAATTACTACAGCTAGTAACTTACACGTTATAAACTTTGTAGTTACAAGATTTCCAGCTTTTTATATCTTTCAATTtcttacaaatatataaaataaccaCAGAGCATAGATTCAGGGCCATTGAGCGAAGAAAATGAGTGAGAGTCTTGAAGATTCAAAACGACAACTAAGAAGAGCAAACAATATTTTTGGGGTTAAAATGTTAAGAATGAACAAACAATATTGAAGAATGGTACctgaaatatattaaaacaaaccAGAATCTCAGGTTGGAGAATAATCCTTCTTCAGTCTGTTGAAGTTAAACTTGAAAGATGTTAGTTAAAACATAATCAAAAACAGGGGAGAGGCTATTAAGAGGATTTTCAATTTGTCGTTAAATTTTCTTTGGCTACTTCCTAGGAAAATCTATGGGGGAAGCAACAAAAAGCAAAAAGAAGTTCTGATTTCGAggcattttaccaaaaaaaaaaaaaaaagttctgatTTCGAGGGGGTTCTTCTAATACACCAGATCAGCTGATTCTCATATAAGTGGaacaaaaagttataaattattaattttgttagGGTTTCTTTTACAAACAAAATTGTGAAGAAACAAATACAGAGAAGGATGTCTTCAAGAAATACGAGAGAGAGATTTTTAAGATGGAGAGAAGAGAGATACGAGAGAAGTTTGTCGCTGAGAAATGGAGCCAAAAAGGTTAGTCTCAATTCTATCTTAAATCGACTCTCTCACCATATATTCCAATCTTTCTGAAAGTAATAAActgtaaaataaacaaaagtaatAAAGATCATTGGTTTTGACATATTGTATGCAAGATGGATTGTATTTGATGATCTTTCGATTTTACAGTTAACGTCGCTTTCAGATAATTACAAAATCCAACGGTGCTGAtatagtttttaatataaacaaatatcAAACAACAGACATTGACATTCGTAAAAGTTTTTCATCGCTGTAGACATTAATCTTAGGATGATTTCATTAAActctaataaaatttatataatatactatTTATCTAAAACAACATAGCGTTTCAATTAAAACGTAGCAACACATTATTTATTGTTACTAATGCGTAACAAATCGCTGTAGTTGAAAATTTGGAGAAACCAGCGAGAGTTATTTGAGTTACATTAAAATGAACAACAAATCGACTAGATCCCAAGTAGTTAAGGCAGATAAAAGGAACAGTGTGCTTTATAgtctgaaaaataaattaaaagaagtAAAGAACATTAAAATGTTGTTGCGTCGATTACCCTTTTAAGTGAAGTTTCATAAGAATCGTCTAACCTCCTCAAAGTCCTTTTCTTTCTATATCCATCTCTCTAGCGTTACCCCTCTTTGATTCGAATCTAATAATGATTTACCTCCCATTTTGTATCAcccatcaatactattaaaacagaagaccCTTTTTTGAGATGCcctttaaatttaaaagtatttaCAGCCTCATGCCATTGACTATATTTAAACATatgcttttaattaaattatatatttacacgATATTCTTTTTCTTCCAACAAACATGCCTCATTTCTCTTTTGTCGTTCAACCGAATCATTTTAGCTGATCGTAACGTCACCAATCCATATTATTTCGCtgtacataaaaaaaattgttatagttTCGATTAACGTAACCAATCAATAACCATTTGTTTTTCATTGCTTATAAAGTAGATGGTTGTACGTAGGTTTTATGTATCGAAACTTACACTATCATGGTCTAATAACATATGAGATTCAACGTCTCGAGGTTTTCACATTGACAGGTATTTTATATACCTAAAGCCTGCTATAAATTTTGTCAGTATTCATAATTATGAAACCCTAACGTATATGATCATAACTCATTAAGCCCTAATTCACAAACCCTATACTCcaaatattaatgtttttattttattttttactcctCATCTAttgaaaaaacaacaaaactgcAATTATAGATAACTATTAATTAACTTAAAGCTGggcgtttaaaaaaaaaaattatatattcaaatttgcTATTATCCAAATTTGTTATAACAATTCAAAATACTGTTCCAGTTATTATTATAGTTGCAAATCTTTTTCAAATCAATAACAAACAATATAAACTAGAAAATTAAAAGTCGTTAACATTAAAATCTAATATACTAGAACAGAAAACTAGGAGCCAATCATTATATATACCAATCTTCCAcaaataattttttgtcaaataGATAGGAAGTTTCTAAAAAACTGTCGAATATGCTGATTTAGAAAATCTTATTTTCCATAACTTAAACTAACTTGATACTCAAGATATGTAATATTGACAAAATATTAGCTAACTGTATTGAATGAGAATATGCTAAACTATCGTCCTTGACCAATCTTATATATACTGCATTCTAAACCTCAAAGCAATCACGTTGTTTTCAACGAATAATAGCTATAATGTCTTCCAAGCAAAAGATATCATACCTTGATGAGGTTACGCCATGGAAATGGACATGGTTGATCCAAGTCTACACACCTGGAAACCATCCAATGCCGGGTTTGGTGAGAGTTTGGAAATTATATTTGCAGATAAAAAGGTAAATATTATTCATCATCTTGAAAGAGTACGTTTTGTTATTGTAGCAAAAGTATGTTCAGTCAAATCTTATATGGTTTTGTTAATCAATTAAAGTAAAACATATATGCTTTGATATCGATCtgttttttgtgtgtgtatgtTTTGTTTTCATGAAATCATGTAAGTTAACATCTATGTTATTCTTATAATTTCtctggttttgtttttgttcttcgTAAACGTTATACAGAACTAGCTATATATGGATCAAGAGAAAGACAAAGATGTTAAATTTGATTTACCTTTACGGATCTGTTGAAGTGCTTTTATGGTAGAtctccatctttttttttttttttttttttgataactctggTATCTGGGCAGCCACATTCCCAACTATCCCTCCGAAAGGGGTCCAGCGCCCCAACGGAAGGGATGTTAAATCCGTTGTGGCCAAGACTCGAACCCGGGTGGCGGGCAGTACAGCTGTACCTCCTTTACCACTAAGCTACGAGCGCTTGGTTGATTTCATCTTTATGCAGGTAAGCCATCAAATCGGACGATTTCACAAGGATATACCTTTGATTGTTTCAGATCGGCTTTGATTTTTCGGATCCATAACATCCAAGCCATCTGACATGgaattcaaaacaaatcaataaattGTTTCAGAAAAATGTGTAGCTTCAACTATCTATGAAGGATGAAGAATGAAGATCAAAAGATTTACCAGGGAAGAGGTTCGCTGAAGAGAATCGAGATTAACAAAAGCGCTATTTtcgagattttttttgttttttaagacAGAAACGTTGTCTGAAAcatgttagaaaaaaaaaggtatgTGTTTTACTTTGTTTCTAACGTTTGGGCTTGGACCAACTATGTAATTAGATTTCTTACTACctttgcaaaaaaaatttgattaaaattaaagtccatttttatatttttattgaccATGAAAATCAACACATTAAAATATGACCCATTAAATTTGACCCACTTACAATTACAtagcaaattaaaaaaaattgaaattttaaactatCAACATCATGAATGATTTATAATAGAATtgattacaaattttatttttgaaacgaAAACATTTATCTGGATCATAATagtgaatattttatttaatattaaaaaattacagacaatttaaattaataatatagatcgatcataataattaatatgtagttaaaaaaacaaatacatttTTACTTACAATAGTAATTACCATTAATctaataagataaaaaatatcatacaattttttttgtattgtattgGTCTACAAATAGTAATTACCGTTAATctaataagataaaaaatatcaaaaatgtcaatatattaaaaaccttaaataatttaaaattgaacaatattttgaatattgtatTGTATTGGTCTACAAATTAGCTACATGAGCATTTGGTTCCATTTCCACCTGTCCAAAATTTAGTAATAACAatctttattttgttatttgtgAAAATGTTAGATATACCCCTCCATATtgattatatactattttataatgTATTATGTCTTACGGGTCAGTAAATTTCATATAATAAATTCCACGTAGTTTTAATCTAATTCATAgttattaaatatatgtattcaTTAGAATATGTTTATTTGGTATATTtgttgaaataaatatatttatcattttatcaCCCACCTATATCTTACCTAAATacaataaatttcattttaattaaattaatgaaacttaataaatcaataacaacATTTTGAATAAATACCCTCAAGGGTCCCCTctctgataaaaaaatattctgaTATTGCGTTTTGGTACGGGTTAAAATGatattcttaaaatattatgatCTTGCATTTTGgaacatattataaaattatctaataaaataatctattaaatatatgaaATCAGGTGTAACTAATCCCTTTCAATATTGAATTTTGTTGAAATAAAAATCTAACATTTTGGCacaaattttagtttaaaattatgattCTGTGTTTTCACATGTGTTAGaacccaaaaaataaataagtaagaACTTAGAAACTAAATATCTATCATCGTTAAACAAAGTTTCAGATTTTCACAAACTTATGGttgaatatttcaaattttatggTTATAATAGAATTaggatataaaaaattaaaaaaaaatattttgcttctaaatttttaatatttaatgtatggTGCAGGCAAAAGAGCATTCACTACCTAAAATTTAATACACTGCAAAACTATAATTCAAAATAGATATACAAACGTGTGTAAAATATAAGAGTGTAtgtttatttagtaaatatatgtgcttaaaactataattttacataaattttaattatttataaatcaatatttaaaaatttaaaataaagttgACTTTCCAAAATCAATATACAATTAATATTTACAGGTTAATCCATTAAATCTGTAAAATATGTATCAAGTACAAATGTGTTTAACATATACATTTTTCATTTCTATTATGATCTAACAAACgggttaataattttataaaaaaataattccgcgctttcaaagcgcgggtcaaaatctagtttattattaaaactaagaGTAGTATTACTGGAGATCTATCTTGAATCTCTCATTAAGTTTGTTGTATCCATTAAAAAggaagattttttaaaaaacaagaaatggtcaaagaaagaacaagataagtttttttttttggtgtgagAGACTTTAACTGGGCCTAGGCATGGACGTTCGGTCGGATTTTTTCGGATCCTAAACATTTGGATTCAATAGGTATTTAGAAAATTTCAGTTCGGGTCAGTTTTTTCGGATCCGGGTCGGTTCggatttataattaaaatacccaaaaaatacCCGTAATTTTTCGGGTCCGGATCAGATTCAGATATTTAGGATCTAAAAAAAACAGCCAACTCCATCAAATTTAGTCGAtattgtcatatatatctaaaattttacaaaataacttaaatgaaactattaataattaaaataaaacatttttaaactctaaattttacattttaaagcctcatattacttaaaaaatgttacaaaataataataaatattgttaacaaaaaatatttcaactaaatcataaaatatatataaaatagaacacaaaaaaTCATAGTTTTGGATATGCATG belongs to Brassica rapa cultivar Chiifu-401-42 chromosome A07, CAAS_Brap_v3.01, whole genome shotgun sequence and includes:
- the LOC103830804 gene encoding hydroxypyruvate reductase isoform X1, coding for MYNIAKAAFRNKNSTVASLLCSHQSRSISRQSSKLVKPERMAEKEEDKKVTRVLFCGPHLPDSYNFTRDYLQPYPFIQADVAHFRDVPEVIKNYHICVTLLMQMDSYVISRATNMKLIMQFGVGLDGVDIDAATKNGIKVARIPSEGNGNAASCSEMAIYLMLGLLKKQNEMQMSVQSRLLGQPTGGTLLGKTVFILGYGNIGIELAKRLKPFGSRVIATKRSWPASVMNSDSNLVDEKGSHEDIYTFASKADIVAVCLRLSKETAEIVNNKFISSMKKGALLVNIARGGLVSYESAYQSLESGHLGGLGTDVAWSEPFDPNDPILKFKNVIMTPHVAGVTEFSYRSMAKVVGDVALQLHEGLPLTRIELVN
- the LOC103830803 gene encoding receptor protein-tyrosine kinase CEPR2; its protein translation is MSRRPDNRRVILATVAVTILLSIFPPITESTVEKQALFRFKNRLNDPHNVLQSWKPSDSPCTFHGVKCDPLSGEVTGISLENSNLSGSISPAISSLTKLSTLSLPGNLISGPIPPEILKCTNLKVLNLTSNHLSGTIPDFSPLKNLETLDVSANFLTGEFQSWVGNLTLLVSLGLGNNNYVEGVIPKSIGGLKKLTWLYLAKSNLTGHIPDSIFDLNALDTFDIARNRISGDFPASITRLENLSKIELYDNKLTGEIPPEIGKLTHLRELDVSSNQLSGALPRELGNLKELRVFHCHQNNFTSKFPSGFGELHFLTSLSIYRNNFSSEFPPNIGRFSPLDTVDISENRFTGPFPRFLCRNKKLQFLLAVQNQFSGEISASYAGCKSLLRLRINQNLLTGHVPEGFWALPLAKMIDLSDNRLTGEISSQIGLSAELSQLILQNNRFSGKIPPELGKLTNIERIYLSNNSFSGEIPTELGSLKQLSSLHLENNSLTGYIPNGLTKCVRLVDLNLAKNSLTGEIPKSLYQIASLNSLDFSGNLLTGEIPATLVKLKLSFIDLSENQLSGRIPPDLLAVGGSTAFSRNEKLCVDNQNAKTSEESSLSLCSGDQHVHKKRSVDGTLLFLALAIAMVVLVAGLFALRYRVVKIREFDRENGDINKAADAKWRIASFHQMELDAEEICRLDEGHVIGAGSAGKVYRVDLKKGGGGTVAVKWLRRGGEEDGNGTDVSVAEMEILGKIRHRNVLKLYACLVGRGSRYLVFEFMENGNLYQALHQTIKGELDWHKRYKIAVGAAKGIAYLHHDCCPPIIHRDIKSSNILLDGDYESKIADFGVAKVVDKGYEWSCVAGTHGYMAPELAYSLKATEKSDVYSFGVVLLELATGLRPVEEGFGEGKDIVDYVLFKIQQDGRNLRNVLDKHVLSSYVEESMIKVLKMGLLCTAKLPSLRPNMREVVRKLEDADPCVSNI
- the LOC103830804 gene encoding hydroxypyruvate reductase isoform X2 produces the protein MYNIAKAAFRNKNSTVASLLCSHQSRSISSKLVKPERMAEKEEDKKVTRVLFCGPHLPDSYNFTRDYLQPYPFIQADVAHFRDVPEVIKNYHICVTLLMQMDSYVISRATNMKLIMQFGVGLDGVDIDAATKNGIKVARIPSEGNGNAASCSEMAIYLMLGLLKKQNEMQMSVQSRLLGQPTGGTLLGKTVFILGYGNIGIELAKRLKPFGSRVIATKRSWPASVMNSDSNLVDEKGSHEDIYTFASKADIVAVCLRLSKETAEIVNNKFISSMKKGALLVNIARGGLVSYESAYQSLESGHLGGLGTDVAWSEPFDPNDPILKFKNVIMTPHVAGVTEFSYRSMAKVVGDVALQLHEGLPLTRIELVN